In Mycobacterium stomatepiae, the following are encoded in one genomic region:
- a CDS encoding FHA domain-containing protein, with protein sequence MGLVSRAAPPVLTVRYEGSERTFAPGNDVVVGRDLRADVRVAHPLISRIHLVLRFDQGRWIAIDNGSLNGLYVNNRRVPAVDIQDGQRVNIGNPDGPTVSFEVGRHQGSAGTPPLTTSIPISTGSYDPRPAQGRPPAGSVAQGLPPQPPASPSRPMPTYPPGGHHSGPPSGPVPTYPPTGQQPGAPSGSLPTHPTGSQPSHPSGPLSSNPTGTQPAGPAGSPMASPHIYRAEPAQVPPAAPVDPPTALTGRVGGGDGANLATSMMKILRPGKAGLDAPGAIKIGRANDNDIVIPEVLASRHHATLIPTPSGTEIHDNRSINGTFVNGQRVDSAVLKDGDVVTIGNIDLVFAGGALARRDVDTAAQTRLGGLDVRGVTWTIENNKTLLDDISLGASPGTLTAVIGPSGAGKSTFARLVAGYTHPTNGTVAFEGHNVHAEYASLRSRIGMVPQDDVVHGQLTVEQALGYAAELRLPPDTTKADREQVVARVLEELEMTQHLHTRVDKLSGGQRKRASVALELLTGPSLLILDEPTSGLDPALDRQVMTMLRQLADAGRVVLVVTHSLTYLDVCDQVLLLAPGGKTAFCGPPAQIGPAMGTTNWADIFSSVAGDPDAAKAKYLARTGPPPPPPPPEKPAEIGDPSHTSLLRQFSTIARRQIRLIVSDRGYFVFLALLPFIMGSLSMSVPGDVGFGVPNPVGNAPTEPGQILVLLNVGSVFMGTALTIRDLIGERAIFLREQAVGLSTSAYLLAKVCVYTVFAVVQSGIVTVITLLGKGGPTQGAAALGKAPLELFIDVAATTVASAMLGLLLSSIAKSNDQIMPLLVVAVMSQLVFSGGMIPVTGRIGLDQMSWATPARWGFAASASTIDLTKLEPGPQVPKDALWHHNAGTWWFNFGMLIAISVFYLGFVRWKIRLKGGR encoded by the coding sequence GTGGGCCTCGTGAGCCGAGCAGCCCCACCTGTGCTGACCGTGCGGTATGAGGGATCCGAACGGACCTTTGCACCCGGCAACGATGTGGTCGTCGGGCGCGACTTGCGGGCGGACGTCCGGGTCGCGCATCCGCTGATTTCCCGGATCCACCTGGTATTGCGCTTCGATCAGGGCCGGTGGATCGCCATCGACAACGGCAGCCTCAACGGCCTGTATGTCAACAATCGCCGGGTCCCGGCCGTCGACATCCAGGACGGCCAGCGCGTCAATATCGGTAACCCGGACGGACCGACCGTGAGCTTCGAGGTCGGCCGCCACCAAGGTTCCGCCGGGACGCCGCCCCTGACGACGTCGATTCCGATCTCCACCGGTTCGTACGATCCGCGGCCGGCGCAGGGACGTCCACCGGCCGGCTCGGTGGCACAGGGCCTGCCCCCGCAGCCGCCGGCGAGCCCGTCGCGGCCGATGCCGACGTATCCACCCGGTGGGCACCACTCCGGTCCGCCGTCGGGGCCGGTACCGACATATCCGCCCACCGGCCAGCAGCCCGGGGCGCCATCGGGGTCGCTCCCGACCCATCCGACCGGCTCGCAGCCGAGCCATCCGTCGGGGCCGTTGTCATCCAATCCGACGGGCACCCAACCGGCCGGACCGGCCGGCAGTCCGATGGCGTCGCCGCATATTTACCGGGCCGAGCCCGCGCAGGTCCCGCCGGCGGCGCCGGTCGATCCTCCGACCGCCCTGACGGGCCGCGTCGGCGGCGGCGACGGCGCGAACCTCGCCACGTCGATGATGAAGATCCTGCGGCCGGGCAAGGCCGGGTTGGATGCGCCGGGCGCGATCAAGATCGGGCGGGCCAACGACAACGACATCGTCATTCCCGAGGTGCTGGCATCGCGTCACCACGCGACTCTGATCCCGACGCCGAGTGGCACCGAGATCCACGACAACCGCAGCATCAACGGCACCTTCGTCAACGGTCAGCGCGTCGACTCCGCGGTGCTGAAGGACGGCGACGTCGTCACGATCGGCAACATCGACCTGGTGTTCGCCGGCGGCGCACTGGCTCGCCGGGATGTCGACACCGCGGCGCAGACCCGCCTCGGCGGTCTGGACGTCCGCGGGGTGACCTGGACTATTGAAAACAACAAGACACTGCTCGACGACATCTCGCTGGGCGCCAGTCCCGGAACCCTGACCGCGGTGATCGGCCCGTCCGGTGCGGGCAAGTCGACGTTCGCCCGGCTGGTCGCCGGCTACACCCATCCCACCAACGGCACGGTGGCGTTCGAGGGCCATAACGTCCACGCCGAATACGCCTCGCTGCGCAGCAGGATCGGGATGGTGCCCCAGGACGACGTGGTGCACGGTCAGCTGACCGTCGAGCAGGCGCTCGGGTACGCCGCCGAACTGCGGCTGCCGCCCGACACCACCAAGGCCGACCGTGAGCAGGTGGTCGCCCGGGTGCTCGAGGAGCTGGAGATGACCCAGCACCTGCACACCCGGGTCGACAAGCTGTCCGGCGGTCAGCGCAAGCGCGCCTCGGTCGCGCTGGAGTTGCTTACCGGGCCGTCGCTGCTGATCCTCGACGAGCCGACGTCGGGTCTGGACCCGGCGCTGGACCGGCAGGTCATGACGATGCTGCGGCAGTTGGCCGACGCCGGCCGCGTGGTACTGGTGGTCACGCACTCGCTGACCTACCTGGACGTCTGCGATCAGGTGCTGCTGCTAGCTCCCGGCGGCAAGACTGCGTTCTGCGGGCCGCCCGCCCAGATCGGTCCGGCCATGGGGACGACGAACTGGGCCGACATCTTCAGTTCGGTCGCGGGCGATCCCGACGCGGCCAAGGCGAAATACTTGGCGCGGACCGGTCCGCCTCCACCACCACCGCCGCCGGAGAAACCGGCCGAGATCGGCGATCCGTCGCACACCAGTCTGCTGCGGCAGTTCTCGACGATCGCGCGACGCCAGATCCGGTTGATCGTCTCCGACCGGGGTTATTTCGTATTCCTCGCGCTGCTGCCGTTCATCATGGGTTCGCTGTCGATGTCGGTGCCGGGCGACGTCGGCTTCGGTGTACCGAACCCGGTGGGCAACGCCCCGACCGAGCCGGGCCAGATCCTGGTGCTGCTCAACGTCGGTTCGGTGTTCATGGGAACGGCGTTGACGATCCGAGATCTTATCGGCGAGCGCGCCATCTTCCTGCGCGAGCAGGCGGTCGGGCTGTCCACGTCCGCGTACTTGTTGGCGAAAGTCTGTGTCTATACCGTGTTCGCGGTCGTGCAGTCCGGCATCGTCACCGTCATCACGCTGCTGGGCAAGGGCGGACCGACGCAGGGCGCCGCGGCGTTGGGCAAGGCTCCGCTGGAGCTGTTCATCGACGTCGCGGCCACCACCGTCGCCTCGGCGATGCTCGGATTGTTGTTGTCGTCCATCGCGAAGTCCAACGACCAGATCATGCCCCTGCTGGTAGTGGCGGTCATGTCGCAGCTGGTGTTCTCCGGCGGGATGATCCCGGTCACCGGCCGCATCGGGCTCGACCAGATGTCCTGGGCCACCCCGGCGCGATGGGGTTTCGCGGCATCGGCGTCCACGATCGACCTGACCAAATTGGAACCCGGCCCGCAGGTTCCGAAGGACGCGCTCTGGCATCACAACGCCGGCACCTGGTGGTTCAACTTCGGAATGCTGATCGCAATCAGCGTTTTCTATCTGGGTTTCGTGCGCTGGAAGATTCGCCTCAAGGGCGGGCGCTGA
- a CDS encoding alpha/beta hydrolase: MASRLIVKNIVRAWALQPNLRWPLGYVDGIVGLLPHLRSVVELASVRLEHCDAEWVRAPGVSPTRAILYLHGGAFLTCGVNTHRALVSRLSEAADAGVLIVGYRKLPSHQIADAIDDSLCGLRWLQRRGYHPDRIVVAGDSAGGYLAFMTTLAAIRTRVAAPAGVATVSPFTDADPARKLKHRNARKCSMFTAGALSIFARYLGEVQLPDGQGRSLGRVVSPVDADLSALPPVAIHAGADELLFPDAELMAERLVANGIRCDLHVWEGQIHDFPLAADVLPEGRRAIRYLGDFVKEVTAESARRGSHRVTAEAG; the protein is encoded by the coding sequence TTGGCCAGTCGGTTAATCGTGAAGAACATAGTGCGTGCCTGGGCATTGCAGCCAAACCTGCGTTGGCCATTGGGGTATGTCGACGGAATAGTGGGTTTGCTACCCCATTTGCGGTCCGTCGTGGAGCTGGCATCAGTGCGTCTCGAACACTGCGACGCCGAATGGGTTCGCGCGCCCGGTGTATCCCCGACCCGGGCCATTCTGTACCTGCACGGCGGCGCGTTTCTCACGTGTGGCGTCAACACTCATCGGGCGCTAGTGAGTCGCTTGTCGGAGGCGGCCGATGCCGGGGTACTGATTGTTGGTTACCGCAAACTGCCGTCGCATCAGATCGCCGATGCGATCGACGACAGCCTGTGCGGGCTGCGTTGGCTGCAGCGGCGCGGCTACCATCCCGACCGGATAGTCGTCGCCGGCGACTCGGCAGGCGGGTATCTCGCGTTCATGACGACACTGGCCGCGATCCGCACGCGGGTCGCGGCACCGGCCGGGGTCGCGACCGTCTCGCCCTTCACCGATGCGGATCCGGCTCGAAAGCTCAAGCACCGCAACGCGCGCAAGTGCTCGATGTTCACGGCCGGAGCGTTGTCGATATTTGCGCGATATCTCGGCGAAGTTCAGCTGCCGGACGGTCAGGGGCGCTCCTTGGGTCGCGTCGTCTCACCTGTCGACGCCGATTTGTCGGCACTGCCGCCGGTGGCGATTCACGCAGGTGCCGACGAGTTACTGTTCCCGGATGCCGAACTGATGGCGGAGAGACTGGTAGCCAACGGGATTCGTTGCGATTTGCATGTCTGGGAAGGCCAGATTCACGACTTCCCATTGGCCGCGGATGTTTTGCCCGAGGGCAGGCGCGCTATCCGATACCTCGGCGATTTCGTCAAGGAAGTCACGGCCGAGTCTGCACGGCGTGGGAGCCACCGGGTGACTGCCGAAGCAGGATAG
- a CDS encoding SDR family NAD(P)-dependent oxidoreductase, with protein sequence MEQSTHAGAMLADRVAVVTGGGGGIGAATAQLFAQHGARVVIADIDAELAEQTADGISASGGSASAIITDVRDADQVGALARSVLDRFGRIDVLVNNVGHWLRHPGNFVDTDPQLWDELYRINLHHVFLVTHAFLPAMVGQGRGSIVSVSSVEGLRGCPEDPVYAAFKAAVIHFTRSLAVQVGRDGVRVNAIGPDVTESLQVPYSLWLSEAEQAQWPQWVPAGRMGLPEDQARVILFLASDLSAFVTGHTIPTDGGTGAAGGWFRSSRRPDREWTNRPIAP encoded by the coding sequence ATGGAACAGTCAACTCACGCCGGTGCGATGCTGGCCGACCGGGTCGCGGTGGTGACCGGCGGCGGTGGCGGTATCGGCGCGGCAACCGCACAGCTGTTCGCTCAACACGGCGCCCGGGTCGTGATCGCCGATATCGACGCCGAACTGGCAGAGCAGACCGCCGACGGGATCTCGGCATCCGGCGGATCGGCATCGGCGATCATCACCGACGTGCGAGACGCCGATCAGGTTGGCGCCCTGGCGCGATCGGTGCTGGACCGGTTCGGCCGAATCGATGTGTTGGTCAACAATGTCGGGCATTGGCTGCGCCACCCCGGCAATTTCGTCGACACCGACCCGCAGCTGTGGGACGAGCTCTACCGGATCAACCTGCACCACGTCTTTTTAGTGACCCACGCGTTCCTGCCGGCGATGGTCGGTCAGGGCCGCGGCTCGATCGTCAGCGTCTCCTCTGTCGAGGGATTGCGTGGCTGTCCCGAAGATCCGGTCTACGCCGCGTTCAAGGCGGCCGTCATTCATTTCACCCGCAGCCTCGCCGTTCAGGTCGGCCGTGACGGTGTGCGGGTCAACGCAATCGGCCCCGACGTCACCGAATCGCTGCAGGTGCCCTACTCGCTGTGGCTGTCCGAGGCGGAGCAAGCGCAGTGGCCGCAGTGGGTTCCGGCGGGACGGATGGGGCTGCCCGAGGATCAGGCCCGGGTGATCTTGTTTTTGGCCTCCGACCTGTCGGCCTTCGTGACGGGCCATACGATCCCCACCGACGGTGGCACCGGCGCAGCCGGCGGATGGTTCCGCTCGTCGCGACGGCCCGACCGGGAGTGGACGAACCGACCAATAGCGCCCTGA
- a CDS encoding isoprenylcysteine carboxyl methyltransferase family protein, with product MYYFILIAMIGVERVAGLVVAQRNARWSIAHGGKEFGLDHFPAMVSLHSLLLVSCLVEVWSLGRPFAPWLGWPMLAVVVLSCLVRWRCAAALGRLWNPRLIVIPGAPLVRRGPYRWVRHPDYIAVVAEVAALPLIHSAWLTAIAFSIANALLLNVRIRLENAALTYV from the coding sequence ATGTATTACTTCATCCTCATCGCCATGATCGGCGTTGAGCGCGTGGCCGGGCTCGTCGTCGCGCAGCGCAACGCTCGATGGTCAATCGCCCACGGGGGCAAGGAATTCGGGCTCGATCACTTCCCGGCGATGGTCAGCCTGCATTCGCTGTTGCTGGTTTCGTGTCTGGTGGAGGTCTGGTCCCTGGGACGTCCGTTTGCGCCGTGGCTGGGCTGGCCGATGCTCGCCGTGGTGGTGCTCAGCTGTCTCGTCCGCTGGCGGTGCGCGGCTGCCCTGGGCCGGCTCTGGAATCCGCGGCTGATCGTGATCCCGGGCGCGCCGCTGGTGCGGCGTGGTCCGTATCGATGGGTGCGCCACCCCGATTACATCGCGGTGGTCGCGGAGGTCGCGGCGCTGCCGCTGATCCATTCGGCATGGCTGACCGCGATCGCGTTCAGCATCGCCAACGCGCTGCTGCTCAATGTGCGAATCCGGCTGGAAAACGCCGCTTTAACGTACGTCTGA
- a CDS encoding PPOX class F420-dependent oxidoreductase, with product MELSDAARNFIGKGADATLVTINPDGSPQVSVVWVAWESTPDGDELVSAHLADYKKLRNVRNDARVAVTIVATDPPHADTKPRPYLSINGTARVVEGGAPELLTELNAVLGQPGVQFPPDGAPPGYLNRIRIDKVGGFGPWVA from the coding sequence ATGGAACTCAGCGACGCCGCACGTAACTTCATCGGCAAGGGTGCGGACGCCACCCTGGTCACGATCAATCCCGACGGCAGTCCCCAGGTGAGCGTGGTTTGGGTCGCGTGGGAGTCGACGCCGGACGGGGACGAGCTGGTCAGCGCGCACCTGGCCGATTACAAGAAACTCCGCAACGTCCGCAACGACGCGCGGGTCGCGGTCACGATCGTGGCGACGGACCCACCGCACGCGGATACGAAACCACGCCCGTATCTGTCCATCAACGGGACCGCACGGGTCGTCGAGGGCGGCGCCCCCGAGCTGTTGACGGAGCTCAATGCGGTCCTCGGGCAGCCGGGTGTGCAGTTCCCGCCGGACGGCGCGCCGCCGGGATACCTCAACCGGATCCGCATCGACAAGGTCGGCGGCTTCGGACCCTGGGTCGCCTAA
- a CDS encoding alpha/beta fold hydrolase, translating into MTGVATTPAAAVEHDLREITTPKGALRYYDTGPDSAPVLLFLHGSGPGVTGWRNFRGILPTFAAHFRCLILEFPGFGVSDDFGGHPMVTAFGTVSPFLDALGVEKAHIVGNSMGGGVGINFAIGNPNRIDRLVTIGGIGTNIFSPSPSEGIRLLQEFVEDPTRQRLVDWLKSMVYDQALVTDELVEERWQLATDPATLEAARRMYGKAAFAAMNSAMAASDRPFPWAMMHKVAAPTLLTWGRDDRVSPPDMALIPMRTIPNAELHVFPNSGHWAMIEAKAAFESTVLSFLSRS; encoded by the coding sequence GTGACAGGCGTGGCAACTACCCCGGCAGCGGCCGTCGAGCATGACCTGCGTGAAATCACCACCCCGAAGGGCGCTTTGCGCTACTACGACACCGGCCCGGATTCCGCTCCGGTGCTGCTGTTCCTGCACGGTTCCGGCCCCGGGGTCACCGGCTGGCGCAATTTCCGCGGCATTCTGCCGACGTTTGCCGCGCATTTCCGCTGCCTGATCCTGGAATTTCCCGGCTTCGGGGTCAGCGACGACTTCGGCGGCCACCCGATGGTCACCGCGTTCGGAACGGTTTCGCCGTTCCTGGACGCGCTCGGCGTCGAGAAGGCCCACATCGTCGGTAACTCGATGGGCGGCGGGGTCGGCATCAACTTCGCCATCGGCAACCCGAACCGCATCGACCGCCTGGTGACGATCGGCGGCATCGGCACCAATATCTTCAGTCCCAGCCCCAGCGAGGGCATCCGGCTGTTGCAGGAGTTCGTCGAGGATCCGACCCGGCAGCGCCTCGTCGACTGGCTCAAGTCGATGGTCTACGACCAGGCGCTGGTGACCGACGAACTCGTCGAGGAACGTTGGCAGTTGGCCACCGATCCGGCCACGCTGGAAGCCGCGCGCCGGATGTACGGCAAGGCGGCGTTCGCGGCCATGAACTCCGCGATGGCGGCGTCCGACCGTCCGTTCCCCTGGGCGATGATGCACAAGGTGGCCGCGCCCACGCTGCTGACGTGGGGCCGCGACGATCGGGTCAGCCCGCCCGACATGGCGCTGATCCCGATGCGCACCATCCCCAACGCCGAGTTGCACGTCTTCCCGAACTCCGGGCACTGGGCCATGATCGAAGCCAAGGCGGCCTTCGAAAGCACGGTCCTGAGCTTTCTGTCGCGCAGTTAA
- a CDS encoding flavin-containing monooxygenase, with translation MLPVDDALDVIVVGAGFAGLHALHKLRAQGLSVRVLEAAPEIGGTWYYNRYPGARCDVESVDYCYSFSDELQQEWNWTEKYATQSEILDYLNWVADKLDLRRDIVFDNRVVAAVLDETTLRWTLQTDTGLVVSARFCVMATGPLSAAMTPNFPGLGTFSGETHHTAHWPHHRVDFTGKRVAVIGTGSSGIQSIPIIAEQAAHLYVFQRSANYSVPARNTPLSAAELDEIKAGYHQRRRLSWRSAGGSPHLTADKPTFAFTSEQRRAAFERRWQLGGVLFSKTFPDQMTDLEANEEARRFYEEKVRAVIDDPAVADLLIPADHPIGTKRICTDSNYFQTFNRPNVTLVSVRDTPIDSIDATGINAGDTHYDLDMIVLATGFDAMTGALGSIDIVGRGGATLREDWAHGPRTYLGLGVDGFPNLFLISGPGAPAVLANMVLHAEAQVDWIARTIDYLDDHGRMAIEATMDSVDGWGAECARRAETTLFTKANSWYMGANVPGKPRGFMLFVGGFATYNDICAEVADDGYRGFALIDP, from the coding sequence GTGCTGCCGGTGGATGATGCTCTCGACGTGATCGTGGTGGGCGCCGGTTTCGCCGGCCTGCATGCGTTGCACAAGCTGCGCGCGCAGGGGCTTTCGGTGCGGGTACTCGAGGCCGCGCCCGAGATCGGCGGGACCTGGTACTACAACCGGTATCCGGGCGCACGCTGCGACGTCGAGAGCGTCGACTATTGTTACTCGTTCTCCGACGAACTCCAGCAGGAGTGGAACTGGACGGAGAAATACGCCACCCAATCCGAGATCCTCGACTACCTGAACTGGGTCGCCGACAAACTCGACCTGCGCCGCGACATCGTGTTCGATAACCGTGTCGTGGCCGCCGTGCTCGACGAGACGACATTGCGCTGGACGCTGCAGACAGACACCGGGCTGGTGGTCTCGGCGCGGTTCTGTGTAATGGCGACCGGCCCGTTGTCGGCCGCGATGACGCCGAATTTCCCTGGCCTGGGTACGTTTTCGGGCGAGACCCATCACACCGCGCACTGGCCGCATCATCGCGTCGACTTCACCGGGAAACGGGTGGCCGTCATCGGCACGGGATCGTCTGGCATTCAATCGATTCCGATCATCGCCGAACAGGCCGCGCACCTGTACGTATTCCAGCGCAGCGCCAACTACAGCGTTCCGGCCCGCAACACGCCGTTGTCGGCCGCCGAGCTTGACGAGATCAAGGCCGGCTACCACCAGCGGCGCCGGCTGTCGTGGCGCAGCGCTGGCGGCTCGCCGCACCTCACCGCGGACAAGCCCACGTTTGCGTTCACCAGCGAACAGCGGCGCGCGGCTTTCGAAAGAAGATGGCAGCTGGGCGGGGTGCTGTTTTCGAAGACGTTCCCGGACCAGATGACCGATCTGGAAGCCAACGAGGAGGCCCGCAGGTTCTACGAGGAGAAGGTCCGCGCGGTCATCGACGATCCCGCGGTCGCCGACCTGCTGATCCCCGCCGACCATCCGATCGGGACCAAGCGAATCTGCACCGACAGCAACTACTTTCAGACGTTCAACCGGCCCAACGTCACGCTGGTCAGCGTCCGAGACACGCCGATCGACTCGATCGACGCGACGGGCATCAACGCGGGGGATACGCACTACGACCTCGACATGATCGTGCTGGCAACGGGATTCGACGCGATGACCGGGGCACTGGGCAGCATCGACATCGTCGGGCGTGGCGGTGCCACGCTGCGCGAGGACTGGGCTCACGGGCCGCGCACCTATCTCGGACTGGGCGTCGACGGCTTCCCCAATCTGTTCCTGATCTCGGGCCCGGGAGCCCCCGCGGTGCTCGCAAACATGGTGCTGCACGCCGAGGCGCAGGTGGACTGGATCGCCCGGACGATCGACTACCTCGACGACCACGGGCGTATGGCGATCGAGGCGACCATGGACAGCGTGGACGGTTGGGGTGCCGAATGCGCCCGGCGTGCCGAGACGACCTTGTTCACCAAGGCGAACTCGTGGTACATGGGCGCCAACGTGCCGGGAAAGCCCAGGGGCTTCATGCTGTTCGTCGGCGGCTTCGCCACCTACAACGACATCTGCGCCGAGGTCGCCGACGACGGCTACCGCGGCTTCGCTCTCATCGACCCATGA